A window from Kovacikia minuta CCNUW1 encodes these proteins:
- the murJ gene encoding murein biosynthesis integral membrane protein MurJ, giving the protein MTDSKKTTRSLMGIAGIVAIATLISKLFGLVRQQAIAAAFGVGPAFGAYNFAYVIPGFLLILLGGINGPFHSAIVSVLAKRKREDVAPIVETITTLVVSILLLISVGLVIFAEPLMHVVAPGLFISAQEAQTQGIDPATFQTLQQTRDIAIQQFKIMAPMAVLAGLIGIGFGTLNAADQYWLPSISPLFSSVTMLIGLGGLAFYLGDKIQLPQYAVLGGAVLAWATVAGAILQWLVQLPVQWRSGLGTLRPRFNFRQPEVREVINIMGPATFSSGMMQINVWTDLFFASFIPNAAAAVSAMGYAGLLVQTPLGILSNVILVPLMPIFARLADPENWAELKQRIRQGLLMTAITMMPLSALMIALAVPISRVVYERYAFKVEDSYLTAAVLVAYSVGMFVYLGRDVLVRVFYGLGDGDTPFRISIINIFLNAVLDFLFVKPLGAPGLVLATVCVNLFSMIMLLWILNRRLNGLPLREWGMPTLGLAVGSAIAGLACWGTLLGTQHLLGTEGLLIQLIQILISGSVGLILFALFATRLRLPEVDLLVNRLKQRFLRR; this is encoded by the coding sequence GTGACTGACTCCAAAAAAACTACCCGTTCCCTGATGGGAATTGCCGGAATTGTGGCGATCGCCACGCTGATCAGCAAACTCTTTGGCTTGGTGCGGCAACAGGCGATCGCGGCTGCCTTTGGGGTGGGTCCTGCCTTTGGGGCTTACAACTTTGCCTATGTGATTCCCGGCTTTCTGCTGATTCTACTGGGCGGAATTAACGGTCCGTTTCATAGCGCGATCGTCAGTGTGCTGGCAAAGCGCAAACGGGAAGACGTTGCTCCCATTGTCGAAACCATCACGACGCTGGTAGTCAGCATTTTGTTGTTGATCAGCGTCGGGTTGGTCATTTTTGCTGAACCTCTGATGCATGTGGTTGCTCCTGGTTTGTTTATCTCGGCTCAGGAAGCCCAAACCCAGGGAATCGACCCGGCAACCTTTCAAACCTTGCAGCAAACCAGAGACATCGCCATCCAGCAGTTTAAAATTATGGCTCCCATGGCGGTGCTGGCAGGGCTGATTGGCATTGGATTTGGCACCCTCAATGCTGCTGATCAGTACTGGTTGCCCTCCATTAGTCCGTTGTTTTCCAGCGTCACGATGTTGATCGGGTTGGGAGGACTGGCGTTTTACCTGGGCGACAAGATACAGTTGCCCCAATATGCCGTACTGGGAGGAGCCGTTTTAGCCTGGGCAACGGTGGCGGGCGCTATTTTGCAATGGTTAGTGCAGCTTCCTGTGCAGTGGCGATCGGGGTTGGGTACCCTGCGTCCCCGGTTCAACTTCCGGCAACCAGAGGTGCGGGAAGTGATCAACATTATGGGGCCTGCCACCTTCTCCTCCGGCATGATGCAAATCAATGTCTGGACCGATCTGTTTTTTGCCTCCTTCATTCCCAATGCGGCGGCAGCGGTTTCCGCCATGGGCTATGCCGGGCTGCTCGTGCAAACCCCCCTGGGAATTCTGTCGAATGTCATTCTGGTGCCATTAATGCCCATCTTTGCCAGATTGGCTGACCCCGAAAACTGGGCAGAACTGAAGCAGCGGATTCGTCAGGGGCTACTCATGACGGCAATCACGATGATGCCCCTGAGCGCTTTGATGATTGCCCTGGCAGTTCCCATCTCCAGGGTGGTTTATGAACGCTATGCCTTTAAGGTCGAAGACTCCTACCTGACGGCAGCAGTGTTGGTCGCCTACTCCGTGGGCATGTTTGTCTACCTGGGGCGGGATGTGTTGGTGCGGGTGTTCTATGGGTTGGGGGATGGGGATACCCCGTTCCGAATCAGCATCATTAATATCTTTTTGAATGCTGTCCTGGATTTTCTGTTCGTCAAACCCCTGGGCGCGCCCGGTCTGGTACTGGCAACCGTTTGTGTCAACCTGTTCTCCATGATCATGCTGTTGTGGATTTTGAACCGTAGGCTAAACGGTCTCCCTTTGCGGGAATGGGGAATGCCAACCCTGGGGCTTGCTGTGGGCAGTGCGATCGCAGGTCTTGCCTGTTGGGGAACTCTGTTGGGAACTCAACACCTGCTGGGCACCGAAGGCTTGCTGATCCAGCTAATTCAAATTCTGATCTCTGGCTCGGTTGGGTTGATCCTCTTCGCCCTCTTTGCTACTCGTCTCAGGCTACCAGAAGTCGATCTGCTGGTGAACCGATTGAAGCAACGCTTTCTTAGGAGGTAG